From the Petrotoga mexicana DSM 14811 genome, one window contains:
- a CDS encoding ABC transporter permease, with amino-acid sequence MYWRYAVRRILMGVVIYVVIIFIYSALFNTVMDQTLNSQIVEQVNGEMMKMSQVGTDPEYLVEYRERRISELRQLYHLDDPILSRIFWRAIDTLTFNYGNSTVMRSFKGETDVLKIVLERIPNTLMLFTTAIIIDILIGVWLGIKKAQKAGKIMDKTTSIITMGVYGLPSWWFGMVMIMLFAFAIPIFPSGGMNSVPPPTTFFGRFLDTLYHMALPVITLVFIGFWGRAYLTRNIVLGNLQEDFIMSARARGIPERSVLYGHALRTSAPPILTMSLLSLLASFSGALVFEGIFSWPGMGNLYWAAVQMNDIPVLLGNLSITTLIYISGIVVLDLIYGFLDPRIKVGGKA; translated from the coding sequence ATGTATTGGAGATATGCTGTTCGAAGAATATTGATGGGTGTTGTTATCTATGTTGTAATCATTTTCATATATTCAGCTTTATTTAACACGGTAATGGATCAGACGTTAAATAGTCAAATAGTCGAACAAGTAAACGGTGAAATGATGAAAATGTCACAGGTAGGAACGGATCCGGAATATTTGGTAGAATACAGAGAGAGAAGGATCAGTGAGCTTCGTCAATTGTATCACTTAGATGACCCTATCCTTTCTAGAATTTTTTGGAGGGCTATCGATACGTTGACTTTCAATTATGGGAACTCAACTGTAATGAGATCTTTTAAAGGTGAAACGGATGTTCTTAAAATAGTTTTAGAAAGAATTCCCAATACCTTGATGTTGTTCACTACCGCCATAATTATAGATATTCTGATAGGTGTATGGTTGGGTATAAAAAAGGCTCAAAAAGCTGGAAAGATAATGGATAAAACCACTTCTATAATCACTATGGGGGTATATGGTCTGCCATCTTGGTGGTTTGGAATGGTTATGATTATGTTGTTCGCATTTGCAATACCCATTTTCCCATCAGGAGGTATGAACAGTGTCCCACCTCCAACAACCTTTTTCGGAAGATTCCTTGATACTTTATACCATATGGCTTTACCTGTAATTACTTTAGTATTCATAGGTTTTTGGGGAAGGGCATATTTAACTAGAAATATAGTTTTAGGAAATCTTCAAGAAGATTTCATAATGTCCGCAAGGGCAAGAGGTATTCCTGAAAGATCCGTTTTGTATGGTCATGCTCTAAGAACCTCTGCTCCTCCTATTTTAACTATGTCACTTTTATCGTTGTTAGCTTCTTTTTCTGGTGCGCTTGTGTTTGAAGGTATATTCAGTTGGCCTGGAATGGGGAACCTTTATTGGGCAGCGGTTCAGATGAACGATATCCCTGTTCTTTTGGGTAACCTTTCTATAACAACGCTGATATACATTTCTGGTATCGTCGTTTTGGATTTGATATACGGCTTCTTAGACCCTAGAATAAAAGTTGGTGGGAAAGCGTGA
- the hflK gene encoding FtsH protease activity modulator HflK, giving the protein MAEYEIFNPNEEFDDEGNNHEGHRWRNIIIIAVIIAIGVYLLTGVYQVGPSEVALVKTFGEYKSTAGPGLHVHLPYPVQSHVIVDVRTINKVELGFRTTSTGRTPTYSSYTDEAEMITGDQNIISIEAVVQYRVNDPVAYAFNVIQGYDLVKSTSESVLRERVALSELENVLTTERDQIAMETAERVQSILDSYNSGILIQNVYLQAVTPPEPVVPAFDDVNNARQDQQTAINEAQRYGNDIIPRAEGEAQRILNDAQAYAYEQVAKATGEAERFKALLEEYQNSEDITRKRLILDSVQQMIKNSKIQVVSEKGDTLNFLDLSEFIGGDAQ; this is encoded by the coding sequence TTGGCTGAATATGAAATCTTCAATCCCAACGAAGAATTTGACGATGAGGGTAACAATCATGAAGGTCATAGATGGCGCAATATAATTATTATTGCTGTTATTATTGCGATTGGTGTTTACCTTTTAACCGGTGTTTATCAGGTAGGACCTTCTGAAGTAGCATTAGTTAAGACATTCGGTGAATACAAATCCACCGCAGGACCAGGCTTACACGTTCATCTACCCTACCCTGTTCAATCCCATGTTATAGTCGATGTAAGAACAATAAATAAGGTTGAACTAGGTTTTAGAACTACCAGCACTGGAAGAACCCCCACATACAGTTCATACACTGATGAAGCAGAAATGATCACTGGAGATCAAAATATAATTAGTATAGAAGCGGTGGTTCAGTATAGGGTAAATGACCCAGTAGCGTATGCCTTCAATGTAATTCAAGGGTACGACTTAGTTAAATCGACCTCTGAAAGCGTACTTAGAGAACGTGTTGCTCTGTCAGAGTTAGAAAACGTCTTGACTACAGAGAGAGATCAAATTGCCATGGAAACAGCTGAAAGAGTTCAGTCCATACTAGACAGTTACAACTCTGGTATTCTAATACAAAACGTTTATCTCCAAGCAGTAACACCACCAGAACCTGTGGTTCCAGCTTTCGATGATGTGAACAACGCACGTCAAGACCAACAAACAGCAATAAACGAAGCACAAAGGTACGGCAATGACATTATTCCAAGAGCTGAAGGAGAAGCTCAAAGAATCTTAAACGACGCGCAAGCTTATGCCTATGAACAAGTTGCCAAGGCAACAGGAGAAGCAGAAAGATTCAAAGCTTTACTGGAAGAATACCAAAACTCCGAAGACATTACAAGAAAAAGATTAATATTAGACTCTGTACAACAAATGATTAAAAATTCAAAGATACAAGTAGTCTCAGAAAAAGGAGACACCTTGAACTTTTTGGATTTAAGTGAATTTATTGGTGGTGATGCACAATGA
- a CDS encoding NAD-dependent epimerase/dehydratase family protein, with the protein MVDKNKYRILVTGGAGFIGSNLVDRLIKEGHSVVVIDNLSTGNVEFLSPMALFYQQDIRDYNVLEKIFETHKFDYVFHLAAQISVPDSVKDPNWDAEINVMGTLNLLKLSVKYGIKKFVFSSTGGAIYGDNAPIPTSEDYCPHPISPYAISKLACEKYIEFFSLQYDLNYTILRYANVYGPKQTPKGEAGVVAIFTQNMVEKKEIVIYGDGEQVRDFVHVFDVVEANFLSINKADKETINISTNTKTTVNELFEVMKRKTGYENDPVYKPERDGDVKISLLSNAKAKSILGWKPKYDLEKGVENTIEWYTTSL; encoded by the coding sequence ATGGTTGATAAAAACAAATATCGAATCCTCGTTACTGGGGGTGCGGGTTTCATAGGTTCAAATTTAGTTGATAGATTGATAAAAGAAGGCCATTCCGTAGTTGTTATAGATAATCTTTCCACAGGAAATGTAGAATTCTTGTCACCTATGGCTCTTTTTTACCAACAAGATATTAGAGATTATAATGTTTTGGAGAAAATATTTGAAACACACAAGTTTGATTATGTTTTTCATTTAGCGGCACAGATTTCTGTTCCCGATTCTGTTAAAGACCCAAACTGGGACGCCGAAATCAATGTGATGGGTACTTTGAATTTATTGAAATTATCCGTTAAGTACGGGATTAAAAAGTTCGTATTTTCTTCTACAGGAGGGGCTATTTACGGTGATAACGCTCCTATTCCCACTTCAGAAGATTACTGCCCACATCCTATTAGCCCTTATGCTATTTCAAAACTTGCTTGCGAAAAGTACATAGAGTTTTTTTCACTCCAATATGATCTGAATTACACCATATTGAGATATGCCAACGTATATGGCCCAAAACAAACCCCAAAGGGAGAAGCAGGGGTAGTGGCAATCTTCACTCAAAATATGGTTGAGAAAAAAGAGATAGTTATTTACGGTGATGGAGAACAGGTACGAGATTTTGTACATGTTTTTGATGTCGTTGAAGCCAACTTTTTATCAATAAATAAAGCGGATAAAGAGACGATAAATATTTCAACCAACACAAAGACCACCGTAAACGAGCTTTTTGAAGTGATGAAAAGGAAAACAGGCTATGAAAATGACCCGGTTTATAAGCCAGAAAGAGATGGGGATGTGAAGATAAGCTTACTTTCGAATGCTAAGGCAAAAAGTATTTTAGGATGGAAGCCTAAATACGATTTAGAAAAAGGGGTGGAAAACACCATTGAGTGGTACACAACCTCTTTATGA
- a CDS encoding IS110 family transposase: MNYDVLSTLFVGIDVSSLTNTVCAIDFQNNKLLDFDTKNNRIGAEYIAEAISNCLVSNNLDYVVIALEATSFYSTHIANFLSTNKKLLPFKPLVYQLNPKTTANYKKTFVDIDKTDHLDAYVIADFARCGKISSSPWRGSQFLALQRLTRHRFHLVHTLVSEKNWMLSNIYLKFSELAVNNRDKPFSDIYGATSCAALTEFYS, translated from the coding sequence ATGAATTACGACGTTTTATCTACTTTGTTTGTCGGTATCGATGTGAGTTCTCTAACTAATACAGTTTGTGCAATTGATTTCCAAAACAATAAACTCCTTGATTTTGATACTAAAAATAACAGAATAGGTGCTGAATACATTGCTGAGGCTATCTCCAATTGCCTTGTTTCTAACAACCTTGATTATGTCGTTATCGCTTTGGAAGCTACTTCTTTTTACAGTACTCACATAGCCAATTTCCTGTCAACCAATAAGAAACTTTTGCCTTTTAAACCTCTTGTGTACCAGCTTAATCCAAAAACTACCGCCAATTACAAAAAGACTTTTGTCGATATCGATAAAACAGATCATTTGGACGCTTACGTCATAGCCGATTTCGCTAGATGTGGCAAGATTTCTTCTTCCCCTTGGCGTGGTTCTCAGTTTTTGGCTTTACAAAGACTTACACGCCATAGGTTCCATTTAGTTCATACACTCGTTTCTGAAAAGAATTGGATGCTTTCCAACATTTATTTGAAATTCAGTGAATTGGCTGTGAATAATAGGGATAAGCCCTTTTCCGATATATATGGTGCTACATCTTGTGCTGCTTTGACTGAGTTCTATTCTTAA
- a CDS encoding replication-associated recombination protein A: MSGTQPLYEIIRPKKVDEVLGNEKLKEILKTWIKNKKVRSFIIYGEPGSGKSTIVRALINEIKDYYDVFSISGAIEGKKKIKDIIEQKNNLFSKPKLLFVDEIHRLNKAEQDTLLLSVETGELTLIGATTENPAISVNPALLSRVLVFKTKGLTVDDYEKLFQQIEDYYKDLKITKEARKALIEYAGNDLRRIMNLIETANEAGINSIDLEFLKDFTGYRLTYDKNAKYSLISAYIKSMRGSDVDAALLYLAYMLESGEDPMYIARRMVILSAEDVGLADPNALNIAVSAMIATEHVGYPECYLPLSVATIYLCSSPKSNSAYLAYAKAKEFISQNNFEIPPKLINPLNKRMKKQGFGEGYKYPHDYGGFVRESYMPEGFENTQFYTPKEIGIEKRIKERLKDLWKNKKNY, from the coding sequence TTGAGTGGTACACAACCTCTTTATGAGATAATTAGACCAAAAAAGGTTGACGAGGTACTGGGTAACGAAAAGTTGAAAGAAATACTTAAAACCTGGATAAAGAATAAAAAGGTTAGATCTTTCATTATATATGGTGAACCTGGCAGCGGTAAGTCTACGATTGTAAGGGCTTTAATAAACGAAATAAAAGATTATTACGATGTTTTTTCTATTTCAGGGGCTATAGAAGGAAAGAAAAAAATTAAGGACATAATAGAGCAAAAGAATAATCTTTTTTCAAAACCCAAATTATTATTTGTTGACGAAATACATCGATTAAATAAAGCCGAACAAGACACCTTACTTTTAAGTGTTGAAACAGGCGAATTAACTCTCATAGGGGCGACCACAGAAAATCCAGCTATTAGTGTAAATCCTGCTTTGTTATCGAGGGTATTAGTTTTTAAAACTAAAGGACTAACTGTTGACGATTATGAAAAATTATTCCAACAAATAGAAGATTATTACAAAGATTTGAAAATTACAAAAGAGGCACGCAAAGCACTGATAGAATATGCTGGAAATGATCTTCGAAGGATAATGAATTTAATAGAAACAGCAAATGAAGCTGGGATCAATTCAATTGATTTAGAATTTCTAAAAGATTTCACCGGGTATAGACTAACTTACGATAAAAATGCAAAATACAGCTTAATTTCTGCATATATAAAAAGTATGAGGGGTAGCGATGTGGACGCCGCATTGTTGTACCTTGCTTATATGCTTGAAAGCGGCGAGGACCCTATGTATATTGCAAGAAGGATGGTTATTTTATCTGCCGAAGATGTTGGTTTGGCTGATCCTAACGCCTTAAATATCGCTGTATCAGCGATGATAGCTACTGAACATGTTGGTTACCCCGAATGTTATCTTCCATTATCTGTAGCTACAATTTATCTATGTTCATCACCAAAATCTAATTCAGCATACCTAGCCTACGCTAAAGCCAAAGAGTTTATAAGCCAAAATAATTTCGAGATACCCCCTAAATTGATAAATCCTTTGAACAAAAGAATGAAAAAACAAGGTTTTGGAGAGGGGTACAAGTATCCTCACGATTATGGAGGTTTCGTTAGAGAAAGTTACATGCCAGAAGGTTTTGAAAATACCCAATTTTACACGCCAAAGGAAATTGGCATTGAAAAGCGTATAAAAGAACGATTAAAAGATCTATGGAAAAATAAGAAGAACTACTGA
- a CDS encoding ABC transporter permease: MNKTNRVVKQLKDFWDEFKQVKFGIAGIILLLLFIVLVVFEQFLIPFPEASTRWRDITYWEDNPRSVPPIWINWFSQKDYTPTAYFEDLEYTEQNVSGPITMLNSVIEYDYDYDVPPVDLIYRGTFKGNFSLNIVLERPDGNKINLVNKSFSSNTEKDFRISIINEAINNVQSFARRYVQNLPPRVDVNTVLFSQANGELFSNPTPLNGTYKLNINLIKMTEDTTIQDTRLVVSGSVSGLLGTDNSKRDVWSGLVAGIKWALFIGLMTSAISVSVGVIYGVISAYYGGIVDSIMQRIWEIFINIPLLPVLIVLSAIFKPSIWSLILMMSLFFWVGPVKTVRSMALQIKEETYVEAAKALGASHRRIIFKHMVPILIPYAFASMALNVPNAILYEATVSLLGLGDATIVTWGQILHDAMNGGAVTNGLWWWVVPPGIAIALVGMTFAFLGFAMDTILNPKLRTR; this comes from the coding sequence GTGAATAAAACAAATCGTGTTGTTAAGCAATTAAAAGATTTTTGGGATGAGTTTAAGCAAGTTAAATTTGGTATAGCTGGAATTATTCTTTTACTTCTTTTTATAGTTTTAGTTGTTTTTGAACAATTTTTAATCCCATTTCCCGAAGCTTCTACAAGGTGGAGAGATATTACATATTGGGAAGATAACCCTCGAAGCGTTCCTCCAATCTGGATAAACTGGTTTTCTCAAAAGGATTACACTCCCACTGCGTATTTTGAAGATTTGGAATATACTGAACAAAACGTTTCTGGCCCAATAACTATGTTAAATTCTGTTATAGAGTACGATTACGATTATGACGTTCCCCCCGTTGATTTAATATATAGAGGGACGTTTAAAGGTAACTTTAGTTTGAATATTGTTTTGGAACGTCCAGATGGTAATAAAATCAATCTGGTGAACAAAAGTTTTAGTTCAAACACTGAAAAAGACTTTAGAATATCAATTATTAATGAAGCGATTAACAACGTTCAAAGTTTTGCTAGGAGATATGTGCAAAACTTACCGCCAAGGGTTGATGTAAATACTGTACTTTTTTCACAAGCCAATGGTGAGCTTTTTTCAAATCCAACTCCATTAAATGGGACATACAAGCTAAACATTAATCTAATAAAAATGACTGAGGATACTACTATACAAGATACAAGGTTAGTTGTTTCTGGAAGCGTTTCTGGTTTACTAGGTACAGATAACTCTAAAAGAGATGTTTGGAGTGGATTAGTAGCAGGCATAAAGTGGGCTTTGTTCATAGGGCTCATGACATCTGCAATTTCAGTGTCAGTAGGAGTGATTTACGGAGTTATTTCTGCATATTATGGTGGTATAGTTGATTCTATAATGCAAAGAATCTGGGAAATTTTTATCAACATACCTCTTCTTCCTGTTTTAATTGTTTTATCAGCAATATTTAAGCCCTCTATTTGGAGTCTTATTTTAATGATGAGTTTGTTTTTTTGGGTAGGCCCTGTTAAAACAGTAAGAAGTATGGCTTTGCAAATTAAAGAGGAAACATATGTTGAAGCTGCAAAAGCTTTGGGCGCTTCACATAGAAGGATAATTTTCAAACATATGGTTCCGATTTTGATACCATATGCCTTTGCAAGTATGGCCCTTAATGTACCAAACGCTATTCTTTACGAGGCAACCGTTAGTTTACTTGGTTTAGGAGATGCCACAATAGTTACATGGGGGCAAATTCTCCACGATGCCATGAACGGCGGAGCCGTAACAAACGGTCTTTGGTGGTGGGTTGTACCTCCTGGAATTGCTATCGCTTTAGTAGGTATGACTTTTGCCTTTTTAGGTTTTGCAATGGACACCATTTTAAATCCAAAATTGAGAACGAGGTAG
- the hflC gene encoding protease modulator HflC — protein MKNTTLWAVVIIVAFFVILFSFTAFYIVDQTQQAIVLRFGNIISIKTEPGIYVKTPFIDNVVKLEKRIMIYDIPVERVITSDRRTILADTYAIWRIEDPQKFIETLRTVEVAKTRIDDIVYSHARDVIGNYTFPEVLSIERLAILEEIKNRSEASLEDFGINVVDVRLKRTDLPQENTEAVYERMKSERYAMAAQLRAEGEKEAQRMKAEADKQASIIRSDAQKEADIIRGTGEASAINIYSEAYSLDQDFFELQKITDIYKDSFNNSVLVIPNDSPLLELFYEVE, from the coding sequence ATGAAAAATACGACGCTATGGGCAGTAGTTATAATCGTAGCTTTTTTTGTAATTCTCTTTAGTTTTACGGCTTTCTACATCGTTGATCAAACTCAGCAGGCAATAGTCCTTAGATTTGGAAATATTATAAGCATAAAAACGGAACCAGGAATATATGTAAAAACTCCCTTTATAGACAACGTAGTTAAACTCGAGAAAAGAATCATGATCTATGACATACCCGTAGAAAGAGTAATAACTTCCGACAGAAGAACTATCTTAGCCGATACATATGCAATATGGAGGATAGAAGATCCTCAAAAGTTCATTGAAACACTCAGGACCGTAGAAGTTGCTAAGACAAGAATCGACGACATCGTTTATTCTCATGCAAGAGATGTTATAGGAAATTACACATTTCCTGAGGTCCTTTCAATAGAAAGGCTTGCAATCCTGGAAGAAATAAAAAATCGCAGTGAGGCATCACTCGAAGATTTTGGAATAAACGTAGTTGACGTAAGGCTCAAAAGAACCGATCTACCTCAAGAGAACACTGAAGCTGTATACGAAAGGATGAAAAGTGAAAGGTACGCCATGGCTGCTCAATTAAGGGCTGAAGGAGAAAAAGAAGCCCAAAGAATGAAAGCCGAAGCTGACAAACAAGCAAGTATAATAAGATCAGATGCCCAAAAAGAAGCTGATATCATAAGAGGAACAGGTGAGGCAAGTGCAATAAACATTTACTCAGAAGCTTATTCCTTGGATCAAGATTTCTTCGAACTCCAAAAAATAACAGACATTTACAAAGACTCTTTCAACAACAGTGTATTAGTAATACCCAACGATTCACCTTTACTTGAACTTTTCTATGAGGTGGAATAG
- a CDS encoding ABC transporter substrate-binding protein gives MRKVATFLLVTFVLISAFALAEKGPMPDKVYFDVRMQQDVAIQDVAAGNVDVFLTGVGAPVINSLPQSVLENLDIYNIPSGSWSLLLNPIPNEPPYTVNVDGVEYFNPLAIQEVRFAMNFLINRQYLVDEILQGAGGVMYTMATPGQPGTQPYLDITANMGFTPEGNQELAFEMIENAMNEAANLPENKGRLVKDGQWWTFDGQPVTLKFLIRVDDPTGRLPAGRYIADQIEKAGIKVERLELDRYAAVDIAYYSDPADLQWHIYTEGWGAGATRKYWHHIVAQMYAPWYANMPGGQEPTFWNYEQDEIDDLTQKVYSGNFATEEEYWDMILRATELGIRDSVRIYLAYQEDFYVANKDRFNRRMVYGLGDGLNQWSILTADTVDRVLRVTQFSAQGSLFMGAWDPVGTDGFNDVYSINVASNMYDYGMFESPASADITPAKVVPRMDTLDTKFEIDENGEMVGLIKVPEDAIKFDPDSKKWVPVGPGVTSISVCTYDIIYGVWNHGLSESLVDYMYERSYSWDLSVDSGQGDSRYDATYSASAMPGLEVEVARKVNKDGSITVWFDYNFPVDDMYLASWGAPDWTVSESGQPIGVSWEIVEALTRLVEHGGASGREYTFSSTAAGGNVYEVDVLEPATVNDIKAELQKMIDERYVPIYIKDMITPDEAVERYQTALNFVNEYNHAYIGNGPFKMTKYDPSARFVELTAVRDERYPFERGYWNEYFETVRLNVDSINLAFAAIRGLDLPVTIYVSEVLYPYDTYSPAPQGDVEVSLITPEGPKTFKAEVETAGTFVATIPGDVLNTLEPGTYAVVVTARSEGAIPSTYSTTIVVY, from the coding sequence ATGAGGAAAGTAGCAACTTTTTTGTTGGTTACTTTTGTTTTGATTTCTGCTTTTGCCTTAGCAGAAAAGGGACCTATGCCGGATAAGGTGTATTTCGATGTGAGAATGCAACAAGATGTCGCAATACAAGATGTCGCAGCTGGAAATGTGGATGTCTTTTTAACCGGTGTTGGGGCTCCAGTGATTAATTCTTTGCCTCAATCGGTACTTGAAAACTTGGATATTTACAACATTCCATCAGGTTCTTGGTCTTTATTACTCAATCCTATACCAAACGAGCCTCCCTATACAGTGAATGTTGACGGTGTGGAGTATTTCAATCCGTTGGCGATTCAAGAAGTAAGGTTTGCTATGAACTTCCTAATTAATAGACAGTATTTAGTCGACGAGATTCTTCAAGGTGCAGGTGGAGTAATGTATACGATGGCAACCCCAGGACAGCCGGGTACACAACCGTACCTTGATATAACTGCAAATATGGGTTTTACACCAGAAGGTAACCAAGAGCTAGCTTTTGAAATGATAGAGAACGCTATGAATGAGGCTGCCAATTTGCCTGAAAATAAAGGAAGGTTGGTAAAAGACGGTCAATGGTGGACTTTCGATGGACAACCAGTCACGTTGAAATTCTTAATTCGTGTAGACGATCCTACAGGAAGGTTGCCAGCAGGTAGATACATAGCAGATCAAATTGAAAAAGCTGGTATAAAGGTTGAAAGATTAGAATTAGACAGATATGCAGCAGTGGATATCGCTTATTACTCAGATCCCGCCGATCTACAATGGCATATATACACAGAAGGTTGGGGTGCGGGTGCTACGAGAAAGTACTGGCACCATATTGTTGCCCAAATGTATGCACCTTGGTATGCTAATATGCCAGGAGGTCAAGAGCCAACATTTTGGAATTATGAACAAGATGAGATTGATGATCTAACTCAAAAGGTTTATTCAGGAAATTTTGCAACAGAAGAAGAATATTGGGATATGATTCTGAGGGCAACTGAACTGGGTATAAGAGATTCTGTTAGAATATATCTGGCCTACCAAGAAGACTTCTATGTTGCGAACAAAGATCGATTCAACAGACGAATGGTTTATGGACTTGGAGACGGATTGAATCAGTGGTCTATTTTAACAGCTGATACGGTTGATCGAGTTTTGAGGGTCACTCAATTCTCTGCCCAAGGATCTTTGTTCATGGGTGCTTGGGACCCTGTAGGAACGGATGGATTCAACGATGTGTATTCCATAAACGTTGCCTCCAATATGTACGACTACGGTATGTTTGAAAGTCCAGCCTCAGCTGATATTACACCTGCAAAAGTTGTTCCAAGGATGGATACATTAGACACCAAATTTGAAATTGATGAAAACGGTGAAATGGTTGGTTTAATAAAGGTCCCCGAGGATGCTATTAAATTTGATCCTGACAGTAAAAAATGGGTACCTGTAGGACCAGGCGTTACATCTATAAGTGTTTGTACTTACGACATAATATACGGTGTGTGGAATCATGGGCTCTCTGAAAGCTTAGTGGATTATATGTATGAACGATCCTATTCATGGGACCTTTCAGTTGATTCTGGACAAGGTGACTCAAGGTACGATGCAACTTACTCTGCTTCTGCAATGCCCGGATTAGAAGTTGAGGTTGCAAGAAAAGTAAATAAAGATGGTTCAATAACCGTATGGTTTGATTACAACTTTCCAGTTGATGATATGTACTTAGCTTCTTGGGGAGCCCCTGATTGGACAGTTTCTGAATCAGGACAACCAATAGGTGTTTCTTGGGAAATTGTTGAAGCTTTAACAAGATTGGTTGAACATGGAGGCGCATCAGGAAGAGAGTACACGTTCTCATCAACAGCCGCAGGTGGGAACGTCTACGAAGTGGATGTACTTGAGCCTGCAACGGTTAACGATATTAAAGCGGAACTACAAAAGATGATAGATGAAAGGTACGTACCTATTTACATTAAAGATATGATTACACCTGATGAGGCTGTTGAAAGATATCAAACTGCACTTAATTTTGTTAATGAATACAATCATGCTTATATTGGGAATGGTCCCTTCAAGATGACAAAATATGATCCAAGTGCACGTTTTGTCGAATTAACCGCTGTTAGAGATGAGAGATACCCATTCGAACGCGGATACTGGAATGAGTACTTTGAAACCGTCAGACTGAACGTTGATAGTATAAATCTTGCTTTTGCTGCTATAAGAGGGTTAGACTTACCAGTTACGATCTATGTATCTGAGGTTCTTTACCCATACGATACATATTCCCCCGCTCCTCAAGGGGACGTGGAAGTTTCTTTGATCACACCAGAAGGGCCAAAAACTTTCAAGGCTGAAGTAGAAACAGCTGGAACATTTGTTGCAACTATACCTGGAGACGTGCTTAATACATTAGAACCTGGTACTTATGCGGTTGTAGTAACTGCAAGATCAGAAGGAGCAATTCCATCCACTTATTCAACAACAATCGTTGTGTATTAA